One Brassica napus cultivar Da-Ae chromosome A5, Da-Ae, whole genome shotgun sequence DNA window includes the following coding sequences:
- the LOC106428877 gene encoding myosin-1 isoform X2, translated as MSQKVTPSMVSLKSLPADYRFDGENSSRASVGLRNGVSQAGDSEDSPYSGHGVSLEEQSLTDDVDPGAATMPLPQSDERRWSDTSAYARKKVLQSWVQLPNGNWELGKILSTSGEESVISLPEGKVIKVISETLVPANPDILDGVDDLMQLSYLNEPSVLYNLNYRYNQDMIYTKAGPVLVAVNPFKEVPLYGNRYIEAYRKKSNESPHVYAIADTAIREMIRDEVNQSIIISGESGAGKTETAKIAMQYLAALGGGSGIEYEILKTNPILEAFGNAKTLRNDNSSRFGKLIEIHFSESGKISGAQVQTFLLEKSRVVQCAEGERSYHIFYQLCAGASPGLREKLNLTSAHEFKYLGQSNCYSINGVDDAERFHSVKEALDIVHVSKEDQESVFAMLAAVLWLGNVSFTVIDNENHVEPVADESLSTVAKLIGCNINELKLSLSKRNMRVGKDTIVQKLTLPQAIDARDALAKSVYSCLFDWLVEQINKSLAVGKRRTGRSISILDIYGFESFDKNSFEQFCINYANERLQQHFNRHLFKLEQEEYIQDGIDWTRVDFEDNQDCLSLFEKKPLGLLSLLDEESTFPNGTDLTLANKLKQHLHSNSCFRGDREKLFTVVHYAGEVTYDTTGFLEKNRDLLHLDSIQLLSSCSCHLPQAFASSMLIQSEKPVVGPLYKAGGADSQRLSVATKFKGQLFQLMQRLGNTTPHFIRCIKPNNVQSPGLYEQGLVLQQLRCCGVLEVVRISRSGFPTRVSHQKFARRYGFLLVENIADKDPLSVSVAILHQFNILPEMYQVGYTKLFFRTGQIGVLEDTRNRTLHGILRVQSSFRGYQARCHLKELKMGISILQSFVRGDKVRKEFAELRRRHRAAATIQSQVKSKFARKQYKGITDASVLIQSAIRGWLVRRCSGDLRWLKSVGTKTNESGEVLVKASVLSDLQRRVLKSEAALREKEEENDILQQRLQQYENRWSEYETKMKSMEEIWQKQMRSLQSSLSIAKKSLAVEDSARNSDASVNASDATDWDSSSNQFKSQASNGGGGRQQQQPMSAGLSVIGRLAEEFEQRAQVFGDDAKFLVEVKSGQVEANLNPDRELRRLKQMFETWKKDYGGRLRETKMILSKLGSEESSGSMEKVKRKWWGRRNSTRY; from the exons ATGTCCCAAAAGGTGACTCCATCCATGGTGTCTCTTAAATCTTTGCCAGCAGACTACAGATTCGATGGTGAAAATTCTTCTAGAGCGAGTGTTGGCTTGAGGAATGGTGTTAGTCAAGCTGGAGATAGTGAGGATTCACCATATAGTGGTCACGGTGTGTCCCTTGAAGAGCAGTCTTTAACTGATGATGTGGATCCTGGTGCTGCTACAATGCCCTTGCCTCAGAGTGATGAACGCAGGTGGAGTGATACTAGCGCATATGCTCGGAAGAAG GTACTGCAATCTTGGGTTCAACTTCCAAATGGTAACTGGGAGCTTGGGAAGATACTGTCAACTTCAGGAGAAGAGTCTGTTATCTCTTTGCCAGAGGGAAAA GTTATAAAAGTTATATCAGAGACTCTAGTACCTGCAAATCCTGATATTCTTGATGGAGTGGATGATCTAATGCAACTAAGTTACTTAAATGAGCCATCAGTGTTGTACAATCTCAACTATAGGTACAACCAAGACATGATATAT ACAAAAGCAGGGCCGGTTTTGGTGGCTGTGAATCCTTTCAAGGAGGTTCCTTTGTATGGAAATCGCTACATTGAAGCATACAGGAAGAAATCAAATGAAAGTCCTCATGTGTATGCCATTGCAGATACAGCAATTCGTGAAATGATACGCG ATGAGGTTAACCAATCTATCATTATCAG CGGCGAGAGTGGAGCAGGGAAAACTGAGACAGCTAAGATCGCTATGCAATACTTGGCTGCTCTAGGAGGTGGAAGCGGGATCGAGTATGAGATACTTAAGACTAATCCCATTTTGGAAGCATTTGGAAATGCTAAAACTTTGAGAAATGATAACTCTAGTCGTTTT GGGAAGCTGATAGAGATTCATTTTAGTGAAAGCGGAAAGATATCGGGTGCTCAAGTTCAGACCT TTTTACTAGAAAAG TCTAGAGTGGTTCAATGTGCTGAAGGGGAAAGGTCATACCATATATTTTACCAACTTTGTGCTGGGGCTTCACCTGGACTTAGAG AGAAGCTAAATCTGACAAGCGCACATGAGTTTAAATACTTGGGACAGAGTAACTGTTATTCAATCAATGGAGTTGATGATGCTGAACGTTTTCATAGTGTTAAG GAAGCTCTTGACATTGTTCATGTTAGTAAAGAAGATCAAGAAAGTGTGTTCGCAATGCTTGCTGCAGTGTTATGGCTGGGGAATGTTTCCTTCACCGTTATTGACAATGAAAACCATGTTGAGCCTGTGGCAGATGAAA GTTTGTCAACTGTTGCTAAATTAATTGGGTGCAACATCAATGAGCTTAAGCTAAGTTTATCGAAACGTAACATGAGAGTTGGAAAAGATACCATTGTGCAGAAGCTAACACTACCGCAG GCCATTGATGCAAGAGATGCTTTAGCAAAATCGGTTTATTCGTGCCTGTTTGACTGGCTGGTTGAACAGATCAACAAGTCTCTTGCAGTGGGGAAGAGGCGAACTGGGAGATCCATCAGCATTCTTGATATCTATGGCTTCGAATCATTTGAT AAAAATAGCTTTGAGCAGTTCTGTATAAATTATGCAAATGAGAGATTGCAGCAACACTTTAACCGTCATCTATTCAAGCTGGAGCAAGAG GAATATATCCAAGATGGTATTGACTGGACAAGGGTTGATTTTGAGGACAACCAAGATTGTCTGAGTCTCTTTGAAAAG AAACCATTGGGGCTGCTTTCTCTTTTGGACGAGGAATCAACATTTCCGAATGGCACAGATTTGACACTTGCAAACAAGCTAAAACAGCATCTACACTCTAATTCATGTTTCAGAGGAGATCGAGAGAAGCTTTTCACAGTTGTGCATTATGCAGGAGAG GTTACATATGACACAACAGGATTTCTAGAGAAGAACAGAGACCTGTTGCACTTGGATTCTATTCAGCTTTTGTCCTCTTGCTCGTGCCACCTTCCTCAAGCGTTTGCTTCTAGCATGCTGATCCAATCCGAAAAACCTGTAGTCGGTCCTTTGTACAAAGCAGGTGGTGCTGATTCCCAGCGGTTGAGTGTAGCTACCAAATTTAAG GGTCAACTATTCCAATTGATGCAACGTTTAGGGAACACTACCCCACATTTCATTCGTTGCATCAAGCCAAATAACGTTCAGTCTCCAGGGTTGTATGAGCAAGGACTTGTCTTACAGCAGCTAAGATGTTGTGGGGTCTTAGAAGTGGTTCGAATCTCACGGTCTGGATTTCCTACAAGAGTGTCTCATCAGAAATTTGCCAGAAG GTATGGTTTCCTTCTGGTGGAGAACATTGCTGATAAAGATCCTCTAAGTGTCTCAGTTGCGATCCTCCATCAGTTTAATATCTTGCCGGAGATGTACCAAGTTGGCTACACGAAGTTGTTTTTCAGAACCGGACAG ATTGGGGTTCTTGAAGATACAAGGAACCGTACACTCCATGGCATTTTACGTGTCCAAAGCTCTTTTAGAGGATACCAAGCACGATGTCACCTGAAGGAGCTTAAAATGGGGATATCCATTCTTCAGTCAT TTGTTCGTGGAGATAAAGTAAGAAAAGAGTTTGCCGAGTTACGAAGGAGGCATAGGGCTGCAGCTACTATACAAAGCCAAGTTAAAAGCAAGTTTGCTAGGAAACAGTATAAGGGTATAACCGATGCGTCGGTTTTGATACAGTCAG CAATTCGTGGTTGGTTGGTTAGAAGATGCTCAGGAGATCTTAGATGGCTAAAATCTGTAGGCACTAAG ACAAATGAGTCAGGCGAGGTACTAGTGAAGGCATCTGTACTTTCCGACCTTCAACGTAGAGTACTTAAATCTGAAGCTGCTCTGCGTGAGAAAGAAGAGGAGAACGACATTCTTCAACAGAGGCTTCAACAGTACGAGAACCGTTGGTCAGAATACGAGACAAAGATGAAATCAATGGAAGAAATCTGGCAGAAGCAAATGCGGTCTTTGCAATCTAGTCTCTCCATAGCAAAGAAAAGCCTAGCGGTCGAGGACTCTGCTAGAAACTCGGATGCATCGGTCAATGCAAGTGACGCAACGGATTGGGATTCAAGCAGTAATCAGTTCAAGAGTCAGGCAAGCAACGGAGGAGGGGggagacaacaacaacagccTATGAGTGCTGGTCTTAGTGTGATTGGACGGTTGGCGGAGGAGTTTGAACAGAGAGCTCAAGTGTTTGGTGATGATGCGAAGTTCTTGGTGGAAGTGAAGTCTGGTCAGGTGGAAGCGAACTTGAACCCAGACAGAGAGCTGAGGAGGTTGAAACAGATGTTTGAGACGTGGAAGAAGGATTATGGAGGGAGGTTGAGGGAAACGAAGATGATACTGAGCAAGCTTGGGAGTGAAGAGAGCAGTGGTTCGATGGAGAAGGTGAAGAGGAAGTGGTGGGGAAGGAGGAATAGCACTAGGTATTGA
- the LOC106428877 gene encoding myosin-1 isoform X1 → MSQKVTPSMVSLKSLPADYRFDGENSSRASVGLRNGVSQAGDSEDSPYSGHGVSLEEQSLTDDVDPGAATMPLPQSDERRWSDTSAYARKKVLQSWVQLPNGNWELGKILSTSGEESVISLPEGKVIKVISETLVPANPDILDGVDDLMQLSYLNEPSVLYNLNYRYNQDMIYTKAGPVLVAVNPFKEVPLYGNRYIEAYRKKSNESPHVYAIADTAIREMIRDEVNQSIIIRLVKRHLLSGFVECSASSLGILWCILVTRFSLSYSGESGAGKTETAKIAMQYLAALGGGSGIEYEILKTNPILEAFGNAKTLRNDNSSRFGKLIEIHFSESGKISGAQVQTFLLEKSRVVQCAEGERSYHIFYQLCAGASPGLREKLNLTSAHEFKYLGQSNCYSINGVDDAERFHSVKEALDIVHVSKEDQESVFAMLAAVLWLGNVSFTVIDNENHVEPVADESLSTVAKLIGCNINELKLSLSKRNMRVGKDTIVQKLTLPQAIDARDALAKSVYSCLFDWLVEQINKSLAVGKRRTGRSISILDIYGFESFDKNSFEQFCINYANERLQQHFNRHLFKLEQEEYIQDGIDWTRVDFEDNQDCLSLFEKKPLGLLSLLDEESTFPNGTDLTLANKLKQHLHSNSCFRGDREKLFTVVHYAGEVTYDTTGFLEKNRDLLHLDSIQLLSSCSCHLPQAFASSMLIQSEKPVVGPLYKAGGADSQRLSVATKFKGQLFQLMQRLGNTTPHFIRCIKPNNVQSPGLYEQGLVLQQLRCCGVLEVVRISRSGFPTRVSHQKFARRYGFLLVENIADKDPLSVSVAILHQFNILPEMYQVGYTKLFFRTGQIGVLEDTRNRTLHGILRVQSSFRGYQARCHLKELKMGISILQSFVRGDKVRKEFAELRRRHRAAATIQSQVKSKFARKQYKGITDASVLIQSAIRGWLVRRCSGDLRWLKSVGTKTNESGEVLVKASVLSDLQRRVLKSEAALREKEEENDILQQRLQQYENRWSEYETKMKSMEEIWQKQMRSLQSSLSIAKKSLAVEDSARNSDASVNASDATDWDSSSNQFKSQASNGGGGRQQQQPMSAGLSVIGRLAEEFEQRAQVFGDDAKFLVEVKSGQVEANLNPDRELRRLKQMFETWKKDYGGRLRETKMILSKLGSEESSGSMEKVKRKWWGRRNSTRY, encoded by the exons ATGTCCCAAAAGGTGACTCCATCCATGGTGTCTCTTAAATCTTTGCCAGCAGACTACAGATTCGATGGTGAAAATTCTTCTAGAGCGAGTGTTGGCTTGAGGAATGGTGTTAGTCAAGCTGGAGATAGTGAGGATTCACCATATAGTGGTCACGGTGTGTCCCTTGAAGAGCAGTCTTTAACTGATGATGTGGATCCTGGTGCTGCTACAATGCCCTTGCCTCAGAGTGATGAACGCAGGTGGAGTGATACTAGCGCATATGCTCGGAAGAAG GTACTGCAATCTTGGGTTCAACTTCCAAATGGTAACTGGGAGCTTGGGAAGATACTGTCAACTTCAGGAGAAGAGTCTGTTATCTCTTTGCCAGAGGGAAAA GTTATAAAAGTTATATCAGAGACTCTAGTACCTGCAAATCCTGATATTCTTGATGGAGTGGATGATCTAATGCAACTAAGTTACTTAAATGAGCCATCAGTGTTGTACAATCTCAACTATAGGTACAACCAAGACATGATATAT ACAAAAGCAGGGCCGGTTTTGGTGGCTGTGAATCCTTTCAAGGAGGTTCCTTTGTATGGAAATCGCTACATTGAAGCATACAGGAAGAAATCAAATGAAAGTCCTCATGTGTATGCCATTGCAGATACAGCAATTCGTGAAATGATACGCG ATGAGGTTAACCAATCTATCATTATCAGGTTAGTCAAACGTCATCTTTTAAGTGGATTTGTCGAATGTAGTGCTTCTAGTTTGGGTATATTGTGGTGTATTCTTGTTACAAGATTCTCTTTGTCATACAGCGGCGAGAGTGGAGCAGGGAAAACTGAGACAGCTAAGATCGCTATGCAATACTTGGCTGCTCTAGGAGGTGGAAGCGGGATCGAGTATGAGATACTTAAGACTAATCCCATTTTGGAAGCATTTGGAAATGCTAAAACTTTGAGAAATGATAACTCTAGTCGTTTT GGGAAGCTGATAGAGATTCATTTTAGTGAAAGCGGAAAGATATCGGGTGCTCAAGTTCAGACCT TTTTACTAGAAAAG TCTAGAGTGGTTCAATGTGCTGAAGGGGAAAGGTCATACCATATATTTTACCAACTTTGTGCTGGGGCTTCACCTGGACTTAGAG AGAAGCTAAATCTGACAAGCGCACATGAGTTTAAATACTTGGGACAGAGTAACTGTTATTCAATCAATGGAGTTGATGATGCTGAACGTTTTCATAGTGTTAAG GAAGCTCTTGACATTGTTCATGTTAGTAAAGAAGATCAAGAAAGTGTGTTCGCAATGCTTGCTGCAGTGTTATGGCTGGGGAATGTTTCCTTCACCGTTATTGACAATGAAAACCATGTTGAGCCTGTGGCAGATGAAA GTTTGTCAACTGTTGCTAAATTAATTGGGTGCAACATCAATGAGCTTAAGCTAAGTTTATCGAAACGTAACATGAGAGTTGGAAAAGATACCATTGTGCAGAAGCTAACACTACCGCAG GCCATTGATGCAAGAGATGCTTTAGCAAAATCGGTTTATTCGTGCCTGTTTGACTGGCTGGTTGAACAGATCAACAAGTCTCTTGCAGTGGGGAAGAGGCGAACTGGGAGATCCATCAGCATTCTTGATATCTATGGCTTCGAATCATTTGAT AAAAATAGCTTTGAGCAGTTCTGTATAAATTATGCAAATGAGAGATTGCAGCAACACTTTAACCGTCATCTATTCAAGCTGGAGCAAGAG GAATATATCCAAGATGGTATTGACTGGACAAGGGTTGATTTTGAGGACAACCAAGATTGTCTGAGTCTCTTTGAAAAG AAACCATTGGGGCTGCTTTCTCTTTTGGACGAGGAATCAACATTTCCGAATGGCACAGATTTGACACTTGCAAACAAGCTAAAACAGCATCTACACTCTAATTCATGTTTCAGAGGAGATCGAGAGAAGCTTTTCACAGTTGTGCATTATGCAGGAGAG GTTACATATGACACAACAGGATTTCTAGAGAAGAACAGAGACCTGTTGCACTTGGATTCTATTCAGCTTTTGTCCTCTTGCTCGTGCCACCTTCCTCAAGCGTTTGCTTCTAGCATGCTGATCCAATCCGAAAAACCTGTAGTCGGTCCTTTGTACAAAGCAGGTGGTGCTGATTCCCAGCGGTTGAGTGTAGCTACCAAATTTAAG GGTCAACTATTCCAATTGATGCAACGTTTAGGGAACACTACCCCACATTTCATTCGTTGCATCAAGCCAAATAACGTTCAGTCTCCAGGGTTGTATGAGCAAGGACTTGTCTTACAGCAGCTAAGATGTTGTGGGGTCTTAGAAGTGGTTCGAATCTCACGGTCTGGATTTCCTACAAGAGTGTCTCATCAGAAATTTGCCAGAAG GTATGGTTTCCTTCTGGTGGAGAACATTGCTGATAAAGATCCTCTAAGTGTCTCAGTTGCGATCCTCCATCAGTTTAATATCTTGCCGGAGATGTACCAAGTTGGCTACACGAAGTTGTTTTTCAGAACCGGACAG ATTGGGGTTCTTGAAGATACAAGGAACCGTACACTCCATGGCATTTTACGTGTCCAAAGCTCTTTTAGAGGATACCAAGCACGATGTCACCTGAAGGAGCTTAAAATGGGGATATCCATTCTTCAGTCAT TTGTTCGTGGAGATAAAGTAAGAAAAGAGTTTGCCGAGTTACGAAGGAGGCATAGGGCTGCAGCTACTATACAAAGCCAAGTTAAAAGCAAGTTTGCTAGGAAACAGTATAAGGGTATAACCGATGCGTCGGTTTTGATACAGTCAG CAATTCGTGGTTGGTTGGTTAGAAGATGCTCAGGAGATCTTAGATGGCTAAAATCTGTAGGCACTAAG ACAAATGAGTCAGGCGAGGTACTAGTGAAGGCATCTGTACTTTCCGACCTTCAACGTAGAGTACTTAAATCTGAAGCTGCTCTGCGTGAGAAAGAAGAGGAGAACGACATTCTTCAACAGAGGCTTCAACAGTACGAGAACCGTTGGTCAGAATACGAGACAAAGATGAAATCAATGGAAGAAATCTGGCAGAAGCAAATGCGGTCTTTGCAATCTAGTCTCTCCATAGCAAAGAAAAGCCTAGCGGTCGAGGACTCTGCTAGAAACTCGGATGCATCGGTCAATGCAAGTGACGCAACGGATTGGGATTCAAGCAGTAATCAGTTCAAGAGTCAGGCAAGCAACGGAGGAGGGGggagacaacaacaacagccTATGAGTGCTGGTCTTAGTGTGATTGGACGGTTGGCGGAGGAGTTTGAACAGAGAGCTCAAGTGTTTGGTGATGATGCGAAGTTCTTGGTGGAAGTGAAGTCTGGTCAGGTGGAAGCGAACTTGAACCCAGACAGAGAGCTGAGGAGGTTGAAACAGATGTTTGAGACGTGGAAGAAGGATTATGGAGGGAGGTTGAGGGAAACGAAGATGATACTGAGCAAGCTTGGGAGTGAAGAGAGCAGTGGTTCGATGGAGAAGGTGAAGAGGAAGTGGTGGGGAAGGAGGAATAGCACTAGGTATTGA